From Bos javanicus breed banteng chromosome 5, ARS-OSU_banteng_1.0, whole genome shotgun sequence, the proteins below share one genomic window:
- the LOC133247555 gene encoding LOW QUALITY PROTEIN: lysozyme C, intestinal isozyme-like (The sequence of the model RefSeq protein was modified relative to this genomic sequence to represent the inferred CDS: substituted 1 base at 1 genomic stop codon) → MKAVLILGLLLLSVTVQGKKFERCELARTLRRYGLDGYKGVSLANXMCLTYGESRYNTRVTNYNPGSKSTDYGIFQINSKWWCNDGKTPKAVNGCGVSCSAMLKDDITQAVACAKTIVSRQGITAWVAWKNKCRNRDVSSYIQGCKL, encoded by the exons ATGAAGGCTGTCCTTATTCTGGGGCTTCTCCTCCTTTCTGTCACTGTCCAGGGCAAGAAATTTGAGAGGTGTGAGCTTGCCAGAACTCTGAGAAGATATGGACTGGATGGCTATAAGGGAGTCAGCCTGGCAAATT gaaTGTGTTTGACCTATGGAGAAAGCCGTTATAACACACGAGTTACAAACTACAATCCTGGAAGCAAAAGCACTGATTATGGGATATTTCAGATCAACAGCAAATGGTGGTGTAATGATGGCAAAACCCCAAAAGCAGTTAACGGCTGTGGTGTATCCTGCAGTG CTATGCTGAAAGATGACATCACTCAAGCTGTAGCATGTGCAAAGACGATTGTCAGTCGGCAAGGCATTACAGCATG GGTGGCGTGGAAAAACAAGTGTCGAAACCGAGATGTCAGCAGTTATATTCAGGGTTGCAAACTGTAa
- the LOC133247554 gene encoding lysozyme C-2 — translation MKALIILGFLFLSVAVQGKVFERCELARTLKKLGLDGYKGVSLANWLCLTKWESSYNTKATNYNPSSESTDYGIFQINSKWWCNDGKTPNAVDGCHVSCSELMENDIAKAVACAKHIVSEQGITAWVAWKSHCRDHDVSSYVEGCTL, via the exons ATGAAGGCTCTCATTATTCTggggtttctcttcctttctgtcgCTGTCCAAGGCAAGGTCTTTGAGAGATGTGAGCTTGCCAGAACTTTGAAGAAACTTGGACTGGACGGCTATAAGGGAGTCAGCCTGGCAAACT ggTTGTGTTTGACCAAATGGGAAAGCAGTTATAACACAAAAGCTACAAACTACAATcctagcagtgaaagcactgattATGGGATATTTCAGATTAACAGCAAATGGTGGTGTAATGATGGCAAAACCCCTAACGCAGTTGACGGCTGTCATGTATCCTGCAGCG AATTAATGGAAAATGACATCGCTAAAGCTGTAGCGTGTGCAAAGCATATTGTCAGTGAGCAAGGCATTACAGCATG GGTGGCATGGAAAAGTCATTGTCGAGACCATGACGTCAGCAGTTACGTTGAGGGTTGCACCCTGTAA